A single genomic interval of Rhodopirellula islandica harbors:
- a CDS encoding cupin domain-containing protein — MQTIRVEETEGEVFPAGRRSCILGGPRGLPVEQFAVGHSTLFPQGAIPEHAHSNEEVYVVLAGRGEMRVGNDVRQVAATTAIYIPSNVPHSLINDSDEDLVVMWMYAPGGVVGHWEDERGGRPA, encoded by the coding sequence ATGCAAACCATCCGAGTGGAGGAAACCGAGGGAGAAGTATTTCCGGCGGGTCGTCGCAGTTGCATTTTGGGGGGGCCGCGAGGGTTGCCCGTGGAGCAATTTGCGGTGGGCCATTCGACTCTTTTTCCCCAAGGCGCGATTCCAGAACACGCTCACTCGAACGAGGAGGTCTACGTCGTTCTTGCGGGACGCGGCGAGATGCGAGTGGGAAATGACGTGAGACAGGTTGCTGCGACCACCGCCATCTACATCCCATCCAATGTCCCGCACAGCTTGATCAATGACAGCGATGAAGATTTGGTGGTGATGTGGATGTACGCACCAGGCGGGGTGGTCGGTCATTGGGAAGATGAGCGAGGCGGTCGGCCAGCGTGA
- a CDS encoding heat domain containing protein, protein MSQSTTGSGFSLKDQLFNRDRIDFLSGLFQASDCNFDGKAFTRQCMHGLKDLELKQRIAHIAVVLEKHLAVDFPTAAKQIREALPPPLDPQLADNDFGDFILAPLGEYVVRNGLERKHLRNSLKTLKAITMRFSMEDSIRAFLDAHPESTLTELSQWSTDSNYHVRRLVSEGTRPKLPWSRRLSIDVTTPLPFLDTLHADATRYVTRSVANHLNDISKSHPELVLQTLRNWKSAEKQSPQELDWINRHALRTLIKQGHSPALKFLGYRHDPKIEVSDFELKKAELQPGDTIEFSFSITAKRSEALMIDYVIDFVKANGTTAPKVHKLKSLSVNKAEVIALTKRHRLHANATTYKLYPGRHAITLQINGKPYGRRSFELLEDT, encoded by the coding sequence ATGAGCCAATCGACTACCGGCAGCGGGTTCAGCCTCAAGGACCAACTCTTCAATCGTGACCGCATCGACTTTTTGAGCGGGCTCTTCCAAGCCTCCGACTGCAACTTCGATGGCAAAGCGTTCACTCGTCAATGCATGCATGGCCTCAAAGACCTCGAACTGAAACAACGCATTGCGCACATTGCGGTCGTGCTCGAGAAACACCTCGCCGTTGATTTCCCCACCGCAGCCAAACAGATTCGCGAGGCGTTGCCGCCGCCACTGGATCCCCAACTCGCAGACAACGACTTTGGTGACTTCATCCTGGCTCCGCTTGGCGAATACGTTGTTCGCAACGGCCTGGAACGAAAGCATCTTCGGAACTCGCTGAAAACACTCAAAGCCATCACGATGCGGTTTTCGATGGAAGACAGCATTCGTGCCTTCCTCGACGCTCATCCTGAGTCAACGCTGACCGAACTGTCCCAATGGTCCACTGACTCGAACTACCACGTCCGGCGTTTGGTCAGCGAAGGCACCCGGCCGAAATTGCCCTGGTCGCGTCGCTTGAGCATCGATGTCACCACGCCACTGCCATTCCTTGACACACTGCACGCGGATGCGACGCGTTACGTCACACGGTCAGTCGCCAACCATCTCAACGACATCTCGAAATCACACCCAGAACTCGTCCTTCAAACCCTTCGCAATTGGAAATCCGCGGAGAAGCAATCTCCCCAAGAGCTCGATTGGATCAATCGCCACGCTTTGCGAACACTGATCAAACAAGGACACTCGCCAGCGTTGAAGTTTCTGGGGTATCGACACGACCCGAAAATCGAAGTCTCGGACTTTGAATTGAAGAAAGCCGAACTCCAACCGGGCGACACGATCGAATTCTCGTTTTCCATCACCGCCAAAAGATCCGAAGCACTGATGATCGATTATGTCATCGACTTCGTCAAAGCCAACGGCACCACGGCTCCCAAAGTCCACAAACTCAAGAGTCTTTCAGTCAACAAGGCAGAAGTGATCGCACTGACCAAACGCCATCGGCTTCACGCCAACGCGACCACCTACAAACTTTACCCCGGACGCCACGCGATCACCTTGCAAATCAATGGCAAACCCTATGGCAGACGTTCTTTTGAACTTCTTGAGGACACTTAA
- a CDS encoding cysteine hydrolase family protein: protein MTKTVALVVAFAGVLTCQVASGQSSLELRLQSQSKSDAGEFVMQHQKESWKAAETAIIVCDAWDYHHCFNAVGRLNEMAPTMNRVIAEARRRGVTIIHSPSDCVDFYKDSPARKRAVIAPAATNLPKEIESWCYTIPAEEDAEYPVDQSDGGEDDDPKEHAEWAAKLESIGRDPKRPWQRQLDTIEIDESVDFITDQGDEVWNVLESKNIDNVILLGVHTNMCVLGRPFGLRQMARNGKKVVLMRDMTDSMYNPMMWPYVSHFEGTRRVISHIERYVCPTMTSDQLIGGEPFRFKGDE from the coding sequence ATGACAAAGACTGTTGCGTTGGTTGTTGCGTTCGCCGGAGTGCTCACATGCCAAGTGGCGAGCGGGCAATCGAGTTTGGAGTTGAGGCTTCAGTCGCAATCCAAGTCAGATGCCGGCGAGTTTGTCATGCAACATCAGAAGGAGTCATGGAAGGCAGCCGAAACCGCCATCATCGTTTGCGATGCCTGGGACTATCATCATTGCTTCAATGCGGTCGGTCGTCTGAATGAAATGGCGCCGACAATGAACAGGGTGATCGCGGAAGCACGGCGGCGCGGTGTGACGATCATTCATTCACCCAGCGATTGCGTCGATTTTTACAAAGACAGTCCGGCTCGAAAGCGTGCGGTCATTGCGCCTGCCGCGACAAACCTGCCCAAGGAGATCGAGTCGTGGTGCTACACGATTCCCGCGGAGGAAGATGCCGAATACCCGGTCGATCAGTCGGATGGCGGCGAAGACGATGATCCCAAAGAGCACGCCGAATGGGCAGCGAAGCTCGAGTCGATCGGCCGTGATCCGAAACGGCCTTGGCAACGGCAGCTGGACACGATCGAAATCGACGAATCCGTGGACTTCATCACGGACCAAGGTGACGAGGTTTGGAATGTCTTGGAATCCAAGAACATTGACAACGTGATCCTGCTAGGTGTTCACACCAACATGTGCGTGCTTGGTCGCCCGTTTGGACTGCGACAAATGGCTCGCAACGGAAAAAAGGTTGTGTTGATGCGAGACATGACGGACTCGATGTACAACCCAATGATGTGGCCCTACGTCAGTCACTTTGAAGGGACCCGGCGAGTGATCTCTCACATCGAGCGATACGTTTGTCCAACGATGACAAGCGATCAGCTTATCGGTGGTGAGCCGTTTCGTTTCAAGGGTGACGAGTGA
- a CDS encoding DUF1559 domain-containing protein has product MNLRSRHRSEDGFTLVELLVVIAIIGVLVGLLLPAVQAAREAARRMSCSNNMKQLGLALHNYHSAYNRLPQQRGGTSNVNDTWPPGTYEGHNNLQLSFLVGVLPFIEQQALWEQISNPLAVNSDGTVRSPSWPAMGPVVDNRPLYPPWVTELSALRCPSDPGRGAPAYGRTNYAANQGDTIYNSNGIYAAWNNFQTPAGWPSLKGTLRGFFNARSSTKFRDILDGLSNTIMLGEIATDLGDRDARTSTTQEANGLRVPNTALACRSSLDPERPSFWSAAVQTPADADSTNGPRFVRGFQWSNGFQIHTGFQTILPPNSEICQEAPVGNWMSTYDQSGNFTASSRHQGGVHVVMGDGAVKFITESIEAGNSDAKPVDPWQTQGVGSPFGLWGALGTKANGEIVSLD; this is encoded by the coding sequence ATGAATCTTCGTTCAAGACACCGAAGTGAGGATGGTTTTACCTTAGTCGAGCTGTTGGTGGTAATTGCCATCATTGGGGTGCTCGTCGGTCTGTTGTTGCCAGCGGTTCAAGCGGCTCGAGAGGCTGCAAGGCGAATGAGTTGCAGCAACAATATGAAGCAGTTGGGGCTGGCGTTGCACAACTACCACTCTGCTTACAATCGTCTTCCACAGCAGCGTGGCGGGACGAGCAACGTCAACGACACGTGGCCTCCAGGGACTTACGAGGGGCACAATAATTTGCAGCTCAGTTTTTTGGTGGGTGTTTTGCCCTTCATTGAACAGCAAGCTTTGTGGGAGCAGATCAGCAATCCGTTGGCGGTCAATTCTGACGGAACGGTCAGGTCACCTTCGTGGCCAGCCATGGGACCTGTGGTTGATAACCGACCGCTGTATCCCCCATGGGTCACCGAATTGTCGGCGTTGCGATGTCCGAGCGATCCCGGCAGGGGAGCACCAGCGTACGGCCGGACAAACTATGCAGCGAACCAAGGCGACACGATTTACAACAGCAACGGGATCTACGCTGCTTGGAATAACTTTCAGACTCCGGCAGGTTGGCCCAGTCTCAAGGGGACGTTGCGTGGTTTCTTCAATGCGCGTTCCTCAACCAAGTTCCGAGACATCTTGGATGGTTTGTCGAACACGATCATGCTCGGTGAAATCGCGACGGACTTAGGTGATCGTGATGCTCGAACATCGACCACTCAGGAAGCCAACGGGTTGCGAGTTCCCAACACGGCGCTCGCCTGTCGTTCATCGCTTGATCCCGAACGGCCATCGTTTTGGAGTGCTGCTGTGCAGACTCCAGCGGATGCGGACTCGACGAATGGGCCTCGTTTTGTACGTGGTTTCCAGTGGTCCAACGGATTTCAAATCCACACGGGCTTTCAGACGATCTTGCCGCCCAACAGTGAGATCTGTCAGGAGGCACCGGTTGGAAATTGGATGAGCACTTACGACCAGTCCGGAAACTTCACTGCATCCAGTCGTCACCAAGGTGGTGTCCATGTTGTCATGGGGGACGGGGCGGTCAAGTTCATCACGGAGTCCATCGAGGCAGGGAACTCCGACGCAAAACCTGTCGATCCCTGGCAGACCCAAGGGGTCGGCAGCCCGTTTGGGCTATGGGGAGCACTGGGAACCAAGGCCAACGGCGAGATCGTCTCACTTGACTGA
- a CDS encoding methylated-DNA--[protein]-cysteine S-methyltransferase has product MTHSSAQQRASDSHLIFATGACSLGQVLIAGSNIADVGVRVSFLSLGDNRASMLAELATAHPKQKPVETDAAFQAELAAVIRFIEQPAEPLRLPMELHGTEFQKQVWTALAQTKPGETITYRELADRIGSPGSSRAVGSACGQNQIALAIPCHRAVRSDGKDSGFRWGLSRKRELLRRERLASIGTTASTTHQLDLAGFDVLPTEQSSATNTTKALP; this is encoded by the coding sequence ATGACGCACTCATCCGCCCAACAGCGAGCAAGCGATTCGCATCTGATCTTCGCAACAGGTGCCTGCTCGCTCGGGCAAGTCTTGATCGCCGGTAGCAACATTGCTGACGTTGGCGTCCGCGTGAGCTTCCTTTCTCTCGGTGACAACCGAGCTTCGATGCTCGCTGAACTGGCGACTGCACATCCAAAACAAAAACCGGTTGAAACCGATGCAGCGTTTCAAGCCGAACTGGCCGCGGTCATACGATTCATCGAACAGCCGGCAGAGCCTCTTCGCCTTCCCATGGAACTCCATGGCACCGAATTTCAGAAGCAAGTCTGGACCGCTCTCGCGCAAACCAAGCCCGGCGAAACGATCACCTACCGCGAACTGGCCGACCGAATCGGCTCCCCCGGATCCAGCCGCGCGGTGGGTTCTGCGTGCGGTCAAAATCAAATCGCCCTGGCCATCCCCTGTCACCGCGCCGTGCGTTCGGACGGCAAGGACTCCGGCTTTCGCTGGGGGCTGTCACGAAAACGAGAACTTTTGCGACGAGAAAGGCTCGCAAGCATTGGAACCACCGCGTCAACCACACACCAGCTTGATCTGGCGGGTTTCGACGTTCTCCCGACCGAACAGTCTTCCGCAACCAACACGACCAAAGCACTGCCATGA
- a CDS encoding serine hydrolase domain-containing protein → MNQLFARLAVAMPLAIATLATVSAEDSSASKDFPASTVAQLVQDGIQAQKCPGAVVSVNFRGQTIYQAAFGNRELEPQRKPMTVDTVFDLASLTKPIATATSVMILADEGKLSLTAPVSEYLPEFAVHDKQSVTIEHLLLHTSGLIPDNGMSDYQGTHAESIANLMSQKLRSPPGTRFRYSDVGFLVLGELVHQVSGMPLDQFTQKRIFAPLQMNDTGYRSTGENDDRCATTQQREGHWMRGEVHDPRAYALGGVAGHAGLFSTADDLSRFANAMVNAGQTNDAIQTNQVRLFSKATFEAMTSPIEVPGKSADQIQFRSRGWDKRSAYSSNRGKSMTDAAFGHGGFTGTALWIDPELKLSVIFLSNRVHPNGKGSVNSLAGEIGTIAADWAAQQLSISEESSTPHPVAGNQ, encoded by the coding sequence CAACCTTGGCAACCGTTTCTGCAGAAGACTCTTCCGCCAGCAAGGACTTCCCAGCCAGCACGGTTGCACAGCTCGTCCAGGACGGCATCCAAGCCCAGAAATGCCCCGGTGCCGTCGTGTCAGTCAATTTTCGCGGCCAAACCATCTACCAAGCGGCCTTCGGAAACCGCGAGCTCGAACCGCAACGAAAGCCGATGACCGTCGACACGGTCTTCGATTTGGCGTCGCTGACCAAACCCATCGCAACCGCCACCAGCGTGATGATCCTCGCCGACGAAGGCAAACTGTCGCTCACCGCCCCCGTCAGCGAATACCTGCCAGAATTCGCCGTCCATGACAAACAGTCGGTCACCATCGAACACCTTTTGCTTCATACCTCCGGATTGATCCCCGACAATGGCATGTCGGACTACCAAGGCACGCACGCGGAATCGATCGCCAACCTGATGTCGCAAAAACTTCGCAGTCCACCTGGAACACGTTTTCGTTACTCCGACGTCGGCTTCTTGGTGCTGGGTGAACTCGTCCATCAAGTCTCAGGCATGCCGCTGGACCAATTCACCCAGAAAAGAATCTTTGCCCCCCTCCAAATGAACGACACTGGCTATCGATCAACTGGTGAGAACGATGATCGATGCGCCACCACTCAACAACGCGAGGGACACTGGATGCGAGGCGAGGTTCACGACCCGCGCGCCTACGCCCTCGGCGGAGTCGCTGGTCACGCAGGATTGTTCAGCACCGCAGACGACCTTTCCCGGTTCGCGAACGCGATGGTCAACGCTGGGCAAACGAACGACGCCATTCAAACCAACCAGGTGCGTTTGTTCTCAAAGGCAACCTTCGAGGCCATGACTTCGCCGATCGAAGTTCCGGGCAAATCAGCCGACCAAATTCAATTCCGAAGCCGAGGCTGGGACAAACGCTCTGCGTACTCTTCCAACCGAGGCAAATCGATGACCGACGCTGCGTTCGGACATGGTGGATTCACCGGCACCGCCCTGTGGATCGATCCAGAGCTGAAACTGTCGGTCATCTTTCTCAGCAATCGCGTTCACCCCAATGGGAAAGGTTCCGTCAATTCGCTCGCGGGTGAAATCGGAACCATCGCCGCCGACTGGGCCGCCCAACAACTTTCAATCTCCGAGGAATCCTCCACGCCCCACCCAGTCGCCGGCAATCAATGA